One genomic region from Biomphalaria glabrata chromosome 7, xgBioGlab47.1, whole genome shotgun sequence encodes:
- the LOC106078281 gene encoding E3 ubiquitin-protein ligase Trim36-like — protein MSTMFNSTTNCLLVKTQENISSQDVNFVEMEEELTCPVCLELFADPLMLPCSHSICKTCLLDIMKCRSKQGKDGMECPACRESHKLIADQINKLPKNLALENIVFRYQEIRSHNMSKAGKLLYKESDVNDCQDKPDSPSTNNSEEFLCGMCEGPDKNPADWFCSQCTVLYCQNCLGKYHPKRGPLSKHKLMKPMMKETLESSIHCPDHECEVASIFCGTCKVVACHLCVCQGIGQHCNHIILDLETAKKHLQEALLKAKGDLDTIINSIAKKDSTVNTKLQFIKSLEMCAVSNISSQCNCILADVAQTLELARKKSVRSILDISSKHSSNLVSSSQQIKSLLSQCQNLEAVCKDLLGMQKSETLSCPSANAQSQRHFSSPAICFSETVSSSAEIAEYSDPFSESQDIRVSSAEPLDRDRDKIKNGDSEGNKLQEGKKRASSDSINLRLSSQKSVEDRSPKQNRVSTRTFYTPVKEKPNALVEDDLARTRKSVVDQKNSERKMSAGQIGLKKLLAGEIGMSDLKDKVSFELGSDKDRDTSEDMLLQRADEVDPIIQHIATLSKESESDQMPDLQDTQLSDDEAKINNCVLSFHATTLALLSNISDDTEMDCPIITPSIRSVVSPATVSGAPRVQNRLLITWGFSSNTFTAEPIEHSAQWSVHISRNANHFGDIKSGYLFGVGVATKPLNSKDQVGMTSESDGIVCVNGQLALCQDSQLNIISPLRDLPVVITLYVDKNHLGYIMAYKITFTDSSSSVRGKRLIQLLPDEAPDSVDKQNVPEVKVYPVFTLSQRVKMQFPLSSDV, from the exons ATGTCAACTATGTTCAACAGCACCACTAACTGTTTGCTTGTTAAAACTCAGGAGAATATTTCATCACAAG ATGTAAATTTTGTTGAAATGGAAGAAGAACTGACATGTCCAGTGTGCCTTGAGTTGTTTGCTGACCCTCTGATGTTACCTTGCTCACACAGCATATGTAAAACATGTTTACTTGATATTATGAAGTGTAGGTCAAAGCAAGGAAAAGATG GCATGGAATGTCCAGCCTGCAGAGAAAGCCATAAGTTGATAGCTGATCAAATTAATAAGCTCCCTAAGAATCTTGCCTTGGAAAATATAGTCTTCCGCTATCAGGAGATACGCAGCCACAATATGAGCAAGGCAGGGAAACTATTGTATAAAGAATCAGATGTTAATGATTGCCAGGACAAGCCTGATTCACCTTCAACAAACAACTCAGAAGAGTTTCTATGTG GAATGTGTGAAGGCCCAGACAAGAACCCTGCTGATTGGTTTTGTTCACAGTGTACAGTCCTGTATTGTCAAAACTGTCTTGGTAAATACCACCCCAAACGTGGACCTCTATCCAAGCATAAG CTGATGAAACCCATGATGAAGGAAACTCTTGAAAGCTCCATTCACTGCCCCGACCATGAATGTGAAGTTGCTAGTATATTTTGTGGCACCTGCAAAGTAGTAGCATGTCATCTGTGTGTCTGTCAAGGCATCGGCCAGCACTGCAATCACATAATTCTGGACCTTGAAACAGCCAAAAAGCATTTGCAG gaAGCATTACTAAAAGCTAAAGGAGATCTGGATACTATAATAAATTCCATAGCTAAAAAAGATAGCACAGTCAACACAAAATTACAGTTTATAAAG agtctAGAGATGTGTGCAGTCAGCAACATTTCAAGTCAGTGTAATTGTATACTGGCTGATGTAGCTCAGACTTTagagttggcaagaaaaaaatcagtcaGGAGCATCTTAGACATATCcagcaaacattcctcaaatcTAGTGAGCAGCAGCCAGCAGATTAAGTCTCTGTTGTCTCAGTGTCAGAACCTAGAGGCTGTGTGTAAGGACCTACTTGGCATGCAGAAATCCGAAACTCTTAGCTGCCCATCAGCCAATGCTCAGTCACAGCGACACTTCTCCTCCCCCGCCATCTGTTTTTCTGAGACAGTGTCATCATCTGCAGAAATAGCAGAGTACAGCGATCCTTTCAGTGAGTCACAGGACATACGTGTTAGTAGCGCAGAACCATTGGATAGGGATCGggacaaaattaaaaatggcGATTCTGAAGGGAATAAACTGCAAGAGGGGAAAAAACGAGCATCTTCTGATTCTATCAACCTCAGGTTGTCAAGCCAGAAAAGTGTTGAGGACAGATCGCCCAAGCAGAACCGTGTCAGCACCAGAACATTCTACACACCTGTGAAAGAAAAACCTAATGCTCTGGTGGAGGATGATCTGGCTAGAACTAGAAAAAGCGTTGTGGACCAAAAAAATTCTGAGCGCAAAATGTCTGCTGGGCAGATTGGCTTGAAAAAACTGTTAGCTGGAGAAATAGGAATGTCAGACCTGAAAGATAAAGTTAGCTTTGAGCTCGGCTCAGATAAGGACAGGGATACATCAGAAGATATGTTATTGCAGAGAGCAGATGAAGTGGATCCTATCATACAACATATTGCTACTTTATCCAAAGA GAGTGAATCAGACCAGATGCCAGATCTCCAGGATACACAACTCAGTGATGATGAAGCTAAAATTAATAACTGTGTATTGAGTTTTCATGCAACTACTCTGGCGTTGTTATCAAACATATCAG ACGACACTGAAATGGATTGTCCCATCATTACTCCGTCTATCAGATCAGTGGTTTCCCCAGCAACTGTCAGTGGGGCACCACGAGTCCAAAACAGGTTGTTAATCACTTGGGGTTTCAGCTCCAACACATTCACAGCGGAACCAATTGAGCACAGTGCCCAGTGGTCAGTTCATATCTCCAGAAATGCCAACCACTTTGGAGATATCAAATCTGGTTATTTATTTGGTGTTGGTGTAGCCACCAAACCTCTGAACTCCAAAGACCAG GTAGGAATGACTTCAGAATCTGATGGCATTGTCTGTGTCAATGGTCAGCTAGCTCTGTGTCAGGACAGTCAGCTCAACATCATTTCACCACTTAGAGATCTACCAGTGGTCATCACTCTCTATGTGGACAAGAACCACTTAGGATACATCATGGCCTATAAAATCACATTCACTGACTCATCCAGCTCTGTGCGGGGAAAAAGGCTCATCCAACTGTTACCAGATGAGGCTCCCGACAGTGTTGACAAGCAAAATGTCCCTGAGGTCAAAGTTTACCCTGTGTTCACACTAAGCCAGCGGGTCAAAATGCAGTTCCCTTTATCCTCAGATGTATGA